A single region of the Ziziphus jujuba cultivar Dongzao chromosome 10, ASM3175591v1 genome encodes:
- the LOC107412655 gene encoding linoleate 13S-lipoxygenase 2-1, chloroplastic, with product MMNPQVAKQTNPYQTLLLLPKPLVHGSCSWNGSLITVPAGAKSSSFPRKQSRRVGVSPSTIKASAVVTPISYTQKTVNVKAILTVQRTLGGFLSNIGFEGVLDDFTDLLSGSLLLELVSAELDPKTGQEKSRIKGHAHKTDCGCKLEFVTYETSFKIPADFGRVGAVVVENEHHKEMLLKDIVLDGFPEGPVNLSCNSWLHSKCDDPRSRVFFTNKSYLPSETPSGLRRLREEELVILRGNGKGERKKFERIYDYDVYNDLGDPDRNADLKRPILGGKDHPYPRRCRTGRRHCATDRFSESKSNDRYYVPRDEAFSEAKEITFTAKKLYSALHSLVPRLEALNDKDLEFPYFTAIDSLFDEGVNLPPVKGDSCLKNILPWLIKAIEDSDDILQFETPETMDRDKFFWLRDAEFARQTLAGLNPCSIQLVTKWRLKSELDQEIYGCPESAMTTEMIEKEIGGFVTVKEAIKQKKLFILDYHDLLLPYVSKVRKLKGTTLYGSRTLFFLDPDDTLRPLAIELTRPKIGEKPQWRQVFTPSSQATDSWEWRLAKAHVLAHDSGYHQLVSHWLRTHCVTEPYIIATNRQLSVMHPIYRLLHPHFRYTMEINALARSSLINADGVIEASFSPGKYAMELSSVAYDKQWRFDLQALPADLISRGMAVEDPTAPHGLKLTIEDYPFANDGLVLWDSIKQWVSDYVNHYYSDAAQIQSDEELQAWWTEIVTVGHADKKGEPWWPELNTPQDLIDIITIIVWVASGHHAAVNFGQYLYAGYFPNRPTIARTNVPTEDHTEESWNEFLKRPEGALLKCFPSQVQATTVMVTLDILSYHSPDEEYLGKKSEAAWDEDPVIKAAFERFSGRLMLLEGIIDGRNADAKHFKNRTGAGVVPYELLKPFSEDGVTGKGVPYSISI from the exons atgatgAATCCTCAAGTAGCCAAACAGACCAATCCCTACCAAACTCTGCTCCTACTGCCAAAGCCATTAGTCCATGGCAGCTGTAGCTGGAATGGTTCATTAATTACAGTCCCGGCGGGTGCAAAATCCTCCTCCTTCCCCAGAAAACAAAGTAGAAGAGTTGGCGTCAGCCCTAGCACCATAAAAGCTAGCGCTGTTGTGACTCCTATCTCTTACACCCAAAAGACCGTCAACGTTAAAGCTATCCTGACCGTACAACGTACGTTGGGAGGTTTTTTGTCAAACATTGGCTTTGAGGGAGTACTCGATGATTTTACAGATCTGCTCAGCGGATCTTTGCTCCTTGAGCTTGTTAGTGCTGAGCTTGATCCAA aaaCTGGACAAGAGAAGAGTAGGATTAAGGGACACGCGCACAAAACCGACTGCGGTTGTAAGTTGGAGTTCGTGACGTACGAAACAAGCTTTAAAATTCCAGCAGATTTCGGAAGGGTTGGTGCAGTTGTAGTAGAGAACGAGCACCACAAGGAGATGCTTCTCAAAGATATCGTGTTGGATGGCTTCCCTGAAGGTCCCGTCAATCTCAGCTGCAACTCTTGGCTGCACTCTAAATGCGACGACCCTCGTAGTAGGGTCTTTTTTACCAACAAG TCGTACTTGCCATCAGAGACACCAAGTGGATTAAGGAGACTGAGAGAAGAAGAGCTGGTAATATTGAGAGGGAATGGGAAAGGAGAGCGAAAGAAGTTTGAGAGGATATATGATTATGATGTATACAACGATCTTGGTGATCCTGATAGGAATGCCGATCTCAAAAGACCTATCCTTGGTGGCAAAGACCATCCCTATCCAAGACGCTGTAGGACTGGCCGACGACATTGCGCAACTG ATCGATTTTCGGAGTCGAAGAGTAATGATCGTTATTATGTGCCACGGGATGAAGCATTCTCGGAAGCAAAGGAGATAACATTTACAGCAAAGAAGTTGTATTCAGCACTGCATTCATTGGTGCCTAGATTGGAGGCTTTAAATGACAAGGACCTTGAATTCCCATACTTCACAGCCATTGATTCCCTGTTTGACGAAGGCGTTAATCTGCCTCCTGTTAAGGGAGATAGCTGTCTCAAGAATATCCTCCCTTGGCTAATCAAGGCTATAGAAGACAGCGATGACATTTTGCAATTCGAAACCCCTGAGACCATGGACAGGGACAAGTTCTTTTGGTTACGGGATGCCGAATTTGCCAGGCAAACTCTCGCCGGTCTCAATCCTTGCTCCATCCAGTTAGTCACC AAATGGCGATTGAAGAGTGAATTGGACCAAGAGATCTACGGCTGTCCTGAATCAGCAATGACTACTGaaatgatagagaaagagatCGGAGGCTTTGTGACCGTTAAAGAG GCAATAAAGCAAAAGAAGCTATTTATATTGGATTACCATGATCTGCTATTACCATATGTGAGCAAAGTAAGAAAGCTCAAAGGCACAACACTGTACGGATCTCGGACTCTGTTTTTCCTAGACCCAGATGACACATTGAGGCCCCTGGCCATCGAGCTCACTCGCCCTAAAATTGGGGAAAAGCCTCAGTGGAGGCAAGTTTTCACACCCAGTTCGCAGGCCACAGACAGCTGGGAATGGAGACTTGCCAAAGCACATGTCCTCGCCCATGATTCTGGTTATCACCAACTCGTTAGTCACTG GCTAAGGACACATTGCGTCACAGAGCCCTACATAATTGCCACCAATCGGCAACTCAGCGTGATGCACCCAATCTATAGACTTTTGCACCCCCATTTCAGATACACGATGGAGATTAATGCTCTTGCTCGCTCAAGTCTAATCAACGCCGATGGCGTTATCGAAGCCTCATTCTCCCCTGGCAAATACGCCATGGAGCTCAGCTCTGTTGCCTATGACAAGCAGTGGCGGTTCGATCTCCAAGCCTTGCCAGCTGACCTTATTAGCAG GGGAATGGCTGTGGAAGACCCAACTGCTCCACACGGTCTAAAGCTGACAATTGAAGACTACCCTTTTGCCAACGACGGTCTGGTCCTATGGGATTCCATCAAACAATGGGTCTCCGACTACGTCAACCACTACTACTCCGACGCCGCCCAAATCCAGTCTGACGAAGAGCTTCAAGCATGGTGGACGGAAATTGTAACGGTGGGTCACGCGGACAAGAAGGGCGAGCCGTGGTGGCCGGAGCTGAACACCCCTCAGGACCTGATAgacatcatcaccatcatcgtTTGGGTGGCGTCGGGTCACCACGCGGCCGTGAACTTCGGACAGTACCTATACGCAGGGTATTTCCCAAATAGGCCGACGATTGCGAGGACCAACGTGCCAACAGAGGATCACACGGAGGAATCGTGGAACGAGTTCTTGAAGAGACCCGAAGGAGCTCTTCTGAAGTGCTTCCCGTCGCAGGTTCAAGCGACGACAGTGATGGTGACTTTGGATATATTATCCTATCATTCGCCCGATGAGGAGTATCTTGGGAAGAAGTCTGAGGCTGCTTGGGATGAAGATCCTGTCATAAAGGCCGCCTTCGAACGCTTCAGTGGTCGGTTGATGTTGTTAGAAGGGATTATTGACGGTAGGAATGCTGACGCGAAGCATTTCAAGAACAGAACCGGAGCTGGTGTTGTTCCTTATGAGCTTTTGAAGCCCTTTTCTGAGGATGGAGTCACTGGCAAAGGCGTTCCCTATAGCatctccatttga